The following are from one region of the Candidatus Hydrogenedentota bacterium genome:
- a CDS encoding beta-galactosidase: MGRFRPPYLGAAYYPETWPREQLDEDIKLMRDAGMNVMRIAEFAWSSMEPAEGRLELGWLRRVVDKLAEAGIATIMCTPSCTPPAWLTEKYPEVLVVSHAGVRARHGSRRHVCPNSPIYRGHCERIVTRLAEMFGQDENVIGWQIDNEVDLWKGEGCFCDLCVRLFRERLRKKFGSIDALNESWGTHLWSMTYQSFEQIPAPEPSIHDHPSLSTAWTLFQSDSMVDYVLHQASILHEHVSQPVGTDMMPILSVSYEKLHRHLDIVQYNHYDSMETLWKQVFWMDYVRPFKTAPFWNTETATCWNGGVTANGYKDPGFCRVNSWLPIALGAEANLYWLWRAHWSGQELMHGSVVSSHGRPLHIMGEVKEVAKGFEAAGDFLSQTVPAPTGLAVHVSTVAWAQFRHQPMANGFDYLDCLLNRVCRPLMDVHLRVDFIDPADSLTDYRVVYSPFLPALDESRLRERLWTWIEAGGTWVVGPLSDTRTLEATKPAGAPFASLEEWADIYCAYEVPGDPRDFAFRWNDGTASHGSLWYSGFETEKAKVLASYLDGPLKGMAAITETRVGIGRIIVLGTLLNSQDMRALMLRVCGEAEIVPAADASPNVLVVPRVGEGGSGTIVMEIENRTGYLQLHQPCKDILTARNYDGRVEIEPYQVLVLQTERSIVSDDGALAGHVSDRGPLGSFEEAP, from the coding sequence ATGGGTCGATTCAGACCACCCTATCTGGGCGCCGCATATTATCCCGAGACGTGGCCCCGCGAGCAGTTGGACGAGGACATCAAGCTTATGCGCGATGCGGGCATGAATGTCATGCGCATTGCAGAGTTTGCGTGGAGCAGCATGGAGCCTGCAGAAGGGCGGCTGGAACTTGGCTGGCTTCGCCGTGTCGTGGACAAGCTGGCAGAGGCCGGAATCGCGACCATTATGTGCACCCCCTCGTGTACACCGCCCGCATGGCTTACCGAGAAGTACCCGGAGGTCCTCGTGGTAAGCCATGCGGGAGTCCGAGCGCGGCACGGCTCGCGCCGCCATGTTTGTCCCAATAGCCCGATCTATCGCGGCCACTGCGAACGCATCGTGACCCGGCTCGCCGAAATGTTTGGTCAAGACGAAAACGTCATCGGCTGGCAAATCGACAACGAAGTGGACCTTTGGAAAGGCGAGGGGTGCTTCTGCGATCTGTGCGTACGACTGTTTCGTGAGAGGCTCCGCAAAAAGTTCGGGAGCATTGATGCCCTCAACGAATCCTGGGGAACGCATCTCTGGAGTATGACGTACCAATCGTTCGAACAGATCCCGGCTCCCGAGCCCAGCATCCACGATCACCCGTCCTTGTCGACGGCCTGGACCTTGTTCCAAAGCGACAGTATGGTGGACTACGTCCTTCATCAGGCGTCAATCCTGCATGAGCACGTTTCGCAGCCAGTCGGCACCGATATGATGCCCATCTTGTCGGTGAGTTACGAGAAACTGCACCGGCATCTCGACATTGTTCAATACAATCACTACGACTCCATGGAAACCCTATGGAAGCAGGTCTTCTGGATGGATTATGTCCGCCCCTTCAAGACGGCTCCGTTCTGGAACACCGAAACGGCCACCTGTTGGAATGGCGGTGTCACTGCCAACGGCTATAAGGATCCCGGGTTCTGCCGCGTCAATTCCTGGCTTCCTATTGCGCTGGGAGCGGAGGCCAACTTGTATTGGTTGTGGCGGGCTCACTGGAGCGGCCAGGAACTCATGCACGGCTCCGTCGTGTCGAGCCACGGCAGGCCGTTGCATATCATGGGAGAGGTGAAGGAAGTCGCAAAGGGTTTTGAGGCGGCTGGAGACTTCCTTTCACAGACAGTCCCCGCTCCTACAGGACTCGCCGTGCACGTTTCGACCGTAGCGTGGGCTCAGTTCCGCCACCAACCCATGGCAAACGGCTTTGACTATCTTGATTGTCTCTTGAATCGAGTATGCAGGCCGTTGATGGACGTGCATCTGCGTGTGGACTTTATCGATCCGGCGGATTCTCTAACAGACTATAGGGTTGTGTATTCACCCTTCCTGCCTGCTTTGGATGAGTCTCGACTTCGAGAGCGTCTGTGGACTTGGATAGAAGCAGGCGGAACATGGGTGGTGGGCCCGCTGTCCGATACGCGCACTCTCGAAGCCACAAAACCTGCCGGCGCCCCGTTCGCCTCCCTGGAAGAGTGGGCTGACATCTACTGTGCGTACGAGGTTCCCGGCGACCCTCGCGATTTCGCCTTCCGTTGGAACGACGGAACGGCGTCACACGGCAGTTTGTGGTATTCGGGTTTTGAGACCGAAAAGGCAAAGGTGTTGGCGTCTTACCTCGACGGTCCGCTGAAGGGCATGGCCGCGATCACTGAGACTCGAGTTGGCATTGGGCGCATTATCGTGCTCGGCACACTTCTGAACTCCCAGGATATGAGGGCCTTGATGCTTCGGGTGTGCGGCGAGGCTGAGATCGTTCCCGCGGCCGATGCATCCCCCAATGTCCTCGTCGTCCCGCGCGTAGGAGAGGGCGGGTCGGGAACAATTGTAATGGAGATTGAGAACCGGACTGGGTATCTGCAACTGCACCAGCCGTGCAAAGATATCCTGACTGCGCGGAATTACGATGGGCGTGTCGAAATAGAGCCCTATCAAGTCTTGGTGCTTCAGACAGAGCGCAGCATTGTAAGCGATGACGGCGCATTGGCCGGTCACGTCTCCGATAGGGGACCGCTCGGATCGTTTGAGGAGGCTCCCTAG
- a CDS encoding extracellular solute-binding protein, with amino-acid sequence MEADSVRARREYKQGSAAIAWCLGVLLVVGMMLLLAVPRPSERKHPERIPVHFWHMWTSEWKTVADKIVDRYNDSQDRYEVIPLSIPANTADSKFLMSVAGGVPPDVMIQWNPVIPKWAESKAVLPLNELMSPEEWEAFQKSVYPVVLKIGMYKGKFYGAATGLDVYACYFRKDFAREAGLDVERVPRNLKELSAWGDSMTKRGPDGSLKRIGLLNPIRPASLSMYAPGFGGGFYDWKRNVLTINTSPNVQALKFLSGERKKLGFDNVIGFESSFTSEISTAAWPFISGAYGITLDGQWRVEQIARYAPEMEYGTFPIPPPEGGNELASWANANFFVIPTGAKQVDGAWDFIKFWSGIENPKRAAEFYTWGGWLPPLPAIGDAPAYREYVRQHPQFQTFLDILPSDHLEPLPPVSYQAYFWDRLSIADEAAERGLLSPEIALAQLEREIKHEVAMRRESGYDD; translated from the coding sequence ATGGAAGCTGATTCCGTAAGAGCCCGCCGCGAGTACAAGCAAGGTTCCGCTGCCATTGCTTGGTGCTTGGGAGTGCTTCTTGTCGTTGGGATGATGTTACTGCTGGCCGTGCCACGTCCGTCCGAAAGAAAGCACCCGGAGCGGATTCCCGTGCACTTCTGGCACATGTGGACTTCGGAGTGGAAGACTGTCGCGGACAAGATCGTCGACCGATACAACGATAGCCAAGACCGTTATGAAGTCATTCCTCTTTCCATTCCGGCGAACACGGCGGACTCGAAATTCCTGATGTCCGTCGCGGGAGGTGTTCCACCTGATGTCATGATTCAGTGGAATCCCGTTATTCCAAAATGGGCGGAAAGCAAAGCCGTGCTTCCATTGAACGAGCTCATGTCGCCCGAAGAATGGGAGGCATTCCAGAAATCCGTATACCCTGTTGTGCTCAAGATCGGTATGTACAAGGGCAAATTCTACGGCGCCGCCACAGGGCTTGACGTCTATGCCTGTTACTTCCGAAAGGACTTCGCGCGCGAAGCCGGACTCGATGTCGAGCGCGTTCCAAGGAACCTGAAGGAACTGTCTGCCTGGGGCGACTCAATGACGAAGCGCGGCCCGGATGGGTCGCTGAAGCGAATTGGACTTCTCAACCCAATTCGTCCGGCGAGCCTTTCAATGTACGCGCCAGGGTTTGGCGGGGGATTCTACGACTGGAAGCGTAACGTTTTGACCATCAACACATCGCCAAATGTGCAAGCGTTGAAATTCCTCAGTGGAGAGCGTAAGAAGCTGGGCTTCGACAATGTGATTGGCTTCGAGTCTAGCTTCACCAGTGAAATCAGCACGGCTGCGTGGCCGTTCATCAGCGGCGCATATGGAATCACGCTGGATGGGCAATGGCGTGTGGAGCAGATTGCCCGATACGCACCTGAAATGGAGTACGGCACCTTTCCCATTCCGCCACCGGAAGGAGGAAACGAACTCGCAAGTTGGGCGAATGCGAATTTCTTCGTCATTCCCACAGGGGCAAAGCAGGTGGATGGCGCGTGGGACTTCATCAAGTTCTGGTCCGGCATAGAAAACCCGAAGCGCGCCGCGGAGTTTTACACGTGGGGGGGATGGTTGCCGCCCCTGCCCGCAATCGGAGATGCGCCCGCCTATCGCGAATACGTGCGTCAGCACCCTCAGTTTCAGACGTTTCTCGACATACTCCCCAGTGATCACTTGGAGCCATTGCCGCCGGTCTCTTACCAGGCCTACTTC
- a CDS encoding sugar ABC transporter permease, whose product MKKAFVGYAFISPWLFGFVALTAVPFVVSIYLSFTRYDIVSPPVWIGLANYRRLFTEDPVFWIALGVTFKFALISVPLGIVTGIAIALLLNLKLRGMSVYRTAFYVPSIVPIVATSVIFMWILNPQIGLVNGLLARVGIQGPAWLQDANWALWALILMSLWAVGGSMVIYLAGLKDIPVALYEAAIIDGANAWQRTRHVTLPMLTPVIFFNLIMGVIGSFQYFTQAWIMTAGGPNDSTHFYALYLFIRAWRYLDMGYASAMAWILFAVIMTLTVAIFRTHRRWVHYGS is encoded by the coding sequence ATGAAAAAGGCGTTCGTTGGATACGCCTTTATCAGTCCGTGGTTGTTCGGTTTTGTGGCGCTGACTGCCGTTCCGTTCGTAGTCAGCATCTACTTGAGCTTCACACGGTACGACATTGTCTCGCCGCCCGTTTGGATCGGACTGGCCAACTACAGACGGCTCTTCACGGAAGATCCTGTCTTCTGGATCGCCTTGGGCGTTACGTTCAAGTTCGCCTTGATTTCCGTCCCTCTGGGTATCGTTACGGGTATCGCAATCGCTCTGTTGCTCAATCTCAAGCTTCGCGGAATGAGTGTCTATCGAACAGCCTTCTATGTCCCTTCCATAGTGCCTATTGTTGCGACCTCCGTCATCTTCATGTGGATACTCAATCCTCAGATTGGCCTTGTGAACGGCCTTCTTGCGCGCGTAGGCATCCAAGGACCCGCATGGCTGCAAGACGCGAACTGGGCTCTCTGGGCCCTTATTCTGATGTCTCTTTGGGCGGTTGGCGGAAGTATGGTCATCTATCTCGCCGGCCTAAAGGACATCCCCGTGGCGCTCTATGAGGCGGCCATAATCGATGGCGCGAATGCCTGGCAACGCACGCGTCACGTTACACTGCCCATGCTGACCCCCGTCATCTTTTTCAATCTCATCATGGGGGTAATCGGCTCGTTTCAGTATTTCACGCAGGCTTGGATAATGACTGCCGGAGGTCCCAACGACAGCACGCACTTCTACGCGCTTTACCTCTTCATACGCGCGTGGCGTTACCTCGACATGGGCTATGCCAGCGCCATGGCTTGGATACTCTTTGCCGTCATCATGACCCTCACGGTTGCTATCTTCCGAACGCACAGGCGGTGGGTACACTATGGAAGCTGA
- a CDS encoding DUF1559 domain-containing protein, giving the protein MRKRGFTLIELLVVIAIIGILAAILLPALARAREAARRASCANNLKQWGLVYKMYSGESKGEKFPPMQVGSWFDATGSYAVDPSTGPILFDLSFGPCVPSIYPEYLTDPNVMFCPSDASTPMYIDLQKDPDGTLSGAPNANCTGYMSWNGSACMRGIDASYLYLGWMLDKADGDDQLSGTGTSLQGDAFVAALVPAATPEITALVASGAEGFAASMANDLEVGAGLGNGASDTLYHLREGIERFMISDINNAAASAVAQSEIWVMCDGVSTTASAYSHVPGGGNVLFMDGHVSFSKYDVGGKAPINGPMARTVGSLASDF; this is encoded by the coding sequence ATGAGGAAGAGGGGTTTTACTCTAATCGAACTGCTTGTCGTAATCGCCATCATCGGCATACTTGCCGCCATTCTCTTGCCGGCACTGGCCCGTGCCCGTGAGGCGGCCCGGCGCGCGAGTTGCGCAAACAACCTCAAGCAGTGGGGACTGGTCTACAAGATGTACTCGGGCGAATCCAAAGGCGAAAAGTTCCCGCCCATGCAGGTCGGATCATGGTTCGATGCAACCGGTTCTTACGCGGTCGATCCTTCAACGGGGCCAATCCTGTTTGACTTGAGCTTTGGTCCCTGCGTTCCGAGCATCTATCCGGAATACTTGACCGACCCCAACGTCATGTTCTGTCCGTCTGATGCATCGACCCCGATGTACATCGATCTGCAGAAAGATCCCGATGGCACCCTGTCTGGCGCACCCAATGCTAATTGCACGGGCTATATGTCATGGAATGGCAGCGCGTGCATGCGCGGCATCGACGCCAGCTACCTGTATCTTGGGTGGATGCTCGACAAGGCAGATGGCGACGACCAGCTCTCTGGTACGGGGACATCTTTGCAGGGCGATGCATTTGTGGCTGCCCTTGTTCCTGCCGCAACCCCCGAGATCACTGCGCTTGTGGCGTCCGGTGCGGAAGGTTTTGCCGCCAGCATGGCCAATGACCTTGAAGTCGGCGCCGGACTGGGCAACGGTGCATCGGATACGCTCTATCACCTGCGTGAAGGTATTGAGCGCTTTATGATCAGCGATATCAACAATGCGGCCGCTTCCGCCGTGGCGCAAAGTGAAATCTGGGTTATGTGCGACGGGGTCTCCACCACGGCGTCTGCCTACAGCCATGTTCCCGGCGGTGGCAATGTCCTGTTTATGGATGGGCACGTGTCGTTCTCGAAGTACGATGTAGGCGGCAAAGCCCCGATCAATGGACCAATGGCCAGGACAGTGGGCTCGCTTGCGAGCGACTTCTAG